One part of the Segnochrobactrum spirostomi genome encodes these proteins:
- the betB gene encoding betaine-aldehyde dehydrogenase, translated as MAMQTARGERAADRKASARSDQEDFRRRQLIEATIDAMAELGYVATTLSEIGRRAKVSPGLVAHYFGDKDGLLEATLRHLAARLGRSVIERLSQARTPRERIAAIIEANLAPEEFDHRTGTVWLAFWGQVIHSARLKRVQTVYQQRMLSNLRHALKQIVGPRDAPQLAVAIAAAIDGLWLRATLSASTETDSESARAIVAAFVDSQIARAEPPPAPSHSDPTTMTKTPRERSHIGGSYVSSATGETFETINPATAEVLAEIEIAGEAEVERAVEAARRGQAVWGRMTGTERGRILKRVADLLRARNDELALLETLDTGKPIQETSVVDVISGADCLEYFAGLAPTIAGEHVDLGPSAFGYTRREPLGIVAGIGAWNYPLQIACWKSAPALAAGNAMIFKPAELTPLTALKLAEIMKEAGVPDGVFNVVQGFADTGRLLTRHPAIRKVSLTGEVGTGKKVMADAATTLKYVTLELGGKSPILVFEDANLDNAVSGALLGNFYSAGEVCSNGTRVFVHRSVKDAFLAKLAARVAKMKVGDPRDPATQVGALISAGHLEKVVGYIEKGKAEGAKVLSGGHRVTEGGLGRGFFVAPTVFDGCDDTMSIVREEIFGPVMTVLAFDDEDEVVARANATEFGLAAGVFTRDLARGHRVVARLEAGTTWINHYNVTPIELPFGGYKLSGLGRENGRTALDHYTQLKSVYVAMADIDSPY; from the coding sequence ATGGCGATGCAGACAGCACGCGGCGAACGCGCCGCCGATCGGAAGGCTTCCGCCCGTAGCGACCAGGAAGACTTCCGCCGCCGGCAGCTCATCGAAGCGACCATCGACGCGATGGCCGAGCTCGGCTACGTCGCCACGACGCTCAGCGAGATCGGGCGCCGCGCCAAGGTTTCGCCCGGTCTCGTCGCCCATTATTTCGGCGACAAGGATGGGCTCCTCGAGGCGACCCTGCGTCATCTCGCGGCCCGTCTCGGCCGCAGCGTGATCGAACGCCTCTCGCAGGCGCGCACGCCGCGCGAGCGCATTGCCGCCATCATCGAGGCGAACCTCGCCCCCGAGGAGTTCGACCACCGCACCGGCACCGTGTGGCTCGCCTTCTGGGGTCAGGTCATTCATTCCGCGCGTCTGAAGCGCGTCCAGACCGTCTACCAGCAGCGCATGCTGTCGAACCTGCGCCACGCCCTGAAGCAGATCGTGGGGCCCCGCGACGCGCCGCAACTCGCCGTGGCGATCGCCGCCGCGATCGACGGGCTGTGGCTGCGCGCCACCCTCTCCGCCTCCACCGAGACCGATTCCGAGAGCGCCCGCGCCATCGTCGCGGCGTTCGTCGACAGCCAGATCGCACGGGCGGAGCCGCCGCCCGCCCCCTCGCATTCGGACCCGACCACGATGACCAAGACGCCGCGCGAACGCTCCCACATCGGCGGGAGTTATGTCTCCTCCGCCACCGGCGAGACCTTCGAGACGATCAACCCGGCGACCGCAGAGGTGCTCGCCGAAATCGAGATCGCCGGCGAGGCCGAAGTCGAGCGGGCCGTCGAGGCCGCGCGCCGCGGCCAGGCGGTGTGGGGCCGGATGACCGGCACCGAGCGCGGCCGTATTCTCAAGCGGGTCGCCGATCTCCTGCGCGCCCGCAACGACGAACTGGCGCTGCTCGAAACCCTCGACACCGGCAAGCCGATCCAGGAGACCTCCGTCGTCGACGTGATCTCGGGCGCGGATTGCCTCGAATATTTCGCCGGCCTCGCTCCGACCATCGCGGGCGAACACGTCGATCTCGGGCCGAGCGCGTTCGGCTACACCCGCCGCGAGCCGCTCGGCATCGTCGCGGGCATCGGCGCCTGGAATTATCCGCTCCAGATCGCCTGTTGGAAGTCGGCCCCAGCGCTCGCCGCCGGCAACGCCATGATCTTCAAGCCGGCCGAACTGACGCCGCTCACCGCGCTCAAACTCGCCGAGATCATGAAGGAAGCCGGCGTGCCCGACGGCGTCTTCAACGTCGTGCAGGGCTTCGCCGATACCGGCCGCCTCCTCACCCGCCACCCCGCCATCCGCAAGGTCTCGCTCACCGGCGAGGTCGGCACCGGCAAGAAGGTGATGGCGGATGCCGCCACGACGCTGAAATATGTCACCTTGGAACTCGGCGGAAAGTCGCCGATCCTCGTCTTCGAGGACGCCAATCTCGACAACGCCGTCTCGGGCGCCCTCCTCGGTAATTTCTATTCGGCCGGTGAAGTCTGCTCGAACGGCACGCGCGTCTTCGTCCACCGCTCGGTCAAGGACGCCTTCCTCGCCAAGCTCGCGGCCCGCGTCGCGAAGATGAAGGTCGGCGATCCGCGTGATCCCGCGACCCAGGTTGGGGCGTTGATCTCGGCCGGTCACCTCGAGAAGGTCGTCGGCTACATCGAGAAGGGCAAGGCGGAGGGCGCGAAGGTGCTGTCCGGCGGCCACCGCGTCACCGAGGGCGGCCTCGGACGCGGCTTCTTCGTCGCCCCGACGGTGTTCGACGGCTGCGACGACACCATGAGCATCGTGCGCGAGGAGATCTTCGGGCCGGTGATGACGGTGCTTGCGTTCGACGACGAGGACGAGGTCGTGGCCCGCGCCAACGCCACCGAGTTCGGCCTCGCGGCCGGCGTCTTCACCCGCGATCTCGCCCGCGGCCACCGGGTCGTCGCTCGGCTCGAGGCCGGCACCACCTGGATCAACCACTACAACGTGACGCCGATCGAACTTCCCTTCGGCGGCTACAAGCTCTCCGGCCTCGGCCGCGAGAACGGCCGCACGGCGCTCGACCACTACACCCAGTTGAAGAGCGTCTACGTCGCGATGGCGGATATCGATTCGCCGTACTGA
- a CDS encoding type II toxin-antitoxin system RelE/ParE family toxin codes for MVRVLAAAAYRIDELYRYSLNRWGHEQAERYLRGLFATAAKIETNRIASRPIPAAFGVDGYVCRYERHYIYWRKLENGDIGIVTVLHERMHQFARFQDDIKL; via the coding sequence GTGGTCCGCGTTCTGGCTGCGGCAGCCTATCGGATCGACGAACTCTATCGCTACAGCCTCAACAGATGGGGCCATGAGCAAGCCGAGCGCTATCTGCGCGGGCTCTTTGCAACAGCCGCAAAAATCGAAACGAACCGCATTGCATCAAGGCCGATCCCGGCAGCCTTCGGTGTCGACGGTTATGTGTGTCGTTATGAGCGGCACTACATCTATTGGCGTAAACTGGAAAACGGCGACATCGGTATCGTGACCGTGCTTCACGAGCGAATGCATCAGTTCGCGCGGTTCCAAGACGATATCAAGCTATAG
- a CDS encoding DUF3483 domain-containing protein: MTASSLLIAVTVLVALIVVVEAVRRASLWRIGRPAGVAVLPGLLALPKRYLVDVHHIVARDPYAARMHALVAGGLLGGAVLLVLGVLPPLREARLYWALVALLFLVMVVGSTLVARRRIPVKPQRLSGGRFQTLPWMLAAFAVGSLIVALDAAAGRPLPAPVAWLAALVAAAGGLGLAFQVRRGPLRHAFAGAVHLVMHPRQARFAGKRDTALIPLDLDAPKLGTEQLGDLSWNRLASYDACIQCGRCEAACPAFAAGQPLNPKKLIQDLATALEPGTDAFYAGSPYPGVPLGRGHGGPDLPLIGSDAMIRPETLWSCTTCRACVEECPMMIEHVDAIVSLRRFETLERGAVPGKGADVLSELRAADEASGRPLAARTDFAAGLTLPVLGPGEETDVLVWLGEGAYELRYGRTLRALVRLMTKAGIRFAVLGADERDCGDLARRLGDEATFQRLARDNIATLASRRFARIVTADPHAFHVLKNEYPAFGGRYDVIHHTAFLDALVSEGRLSPAARGGGDKIAYHDPCYLGRYNGEVEAPRRLLDALGLDRVEMERSRLKSMCCGGGGGAPITDIPGEKRIADIRMDQVRATGATVVAVACPQCTAMLEGVTGPRPEVKDVAELLLEAVEAAR, translated from the coding sequence ATGACCGCGTCGAGCCTTCTGATCGCCGTCACGGTGCTCGTCGCTTTGATCGTCGTGGTCGAGGCGGTGCGCCGGGCCTCGCTCTGGCGGATCGGGCGGCCGGCCGGGGTCGCGGTGCTGCCGGGCCTCCTCGCGCTGCCGAAGCGCTATCTCGTCGACGTCCACCACATCGTCGCCCGCGACCCTTATGCGGCGCGGATGCATGCGCTCGTCGCCGGCGGCTTGCTCGGGGGGGCCGTTCTGCTCGTGCTCGGCGTGCTGCCGCCGTTGCGGGAGGCGCGGCTCTATTGGGCTTTGGTCGCGCTCCTCTTCCTCGTCATGGTGGTCGGCAGCACCCTTGTCGCGCGCCGCCGCATCCCGGTGAAGCCGCAGCGGCTCTCCGGCGGACGCTTCCAGACGCTGCCGTGGATGCTCGCGGCCTTTGCGGTCGGGAGCCTGATCGTTGCGCTCGATGCGGCGGCGGGACGGCCGCTCCCTGCACCGGTCGCGTGGCTCGCCGCCTTGGTCGCGGCGGCGGGTGGGCTCGGCCTCGCCTTTCAGGTCCGCCGCGGCCCGCTGCGGCACGCCTTCGCCGGCGCGGTCCATCTCGTCATGCATCCCCGCCAGGCGCGCTTTGCCGGCAAGCGCGACACCGCGCTTATTCCCCTCGATCTCGACGCGCCGAAGCTCGGCACGGAGCAACTCGGCGACCTCTCCTGGAACCGGCTCGCGAGCTACGATGCCTGCATCCAGTGCGGGCGCTGCGAGGCGGCGTGTCCGGCCTTCGCCGCCGGTCAGCCGCTCAACCCGAAGAAACTGATCCAGGATCTCGCGACGGCGCTGGAGCCGGGCACCGATGCCTTCTATGCGGGCAGCCCCTATCCTGGCGTTCCGCTCGGCCGCGGCCATGGCGGCCCCGATCTGCCGCTGATCGGGTCGGACGCGATGATCCGCCCCGAGACCCTGTGGTCGTGCACCACCTGTCGGGCCTGCGTCGAGGAATGCCCGATGATGATCGAGCATGTCGACGCGATCGTTTCGCTGCGCCGCTTCGAGACGCTGGAGCGCGGCGCCGTGCCGGGCAAGGGCGCGGACGTGCTCTCGGAGCTCCGCGCCGCCGACGAGGCGAGCGGCCGCCCGCTCGCCGCGCGCACCGACTTCGCCGCAGGCCTCACGCTCCCCGTGCTCGGGCCGGGCGAAGAGACCGACGTGCTCGTCTGGCTCGGCGAGGGCGCCTACGAACTGCGCTATGGCCGCACCTTGCGCGCCCTCGTGCGGCTGATGACCAAGGCCGGCATCCGCTTCGCCGTGCTCGGGGCGGACGAACGTGATTGCGGCGATCTCGCCCGCCGGCTCGGCGACGAGGCGACCTTCCAGCGGCTCGCCCGCGACAATATCGCGACCCTCGCCAGCCGCCGCTTCGCCCGCATCGTCACCGCCGACCCGCATGCCTTCCATGTGCTGAAGAACGAATATCCCGCGTTCGGCGGCCGTTACGACGTCATCCACCACACCGCCTTCCTCGACGCGCTGGTGTCGGAGGGGCGGTTGTCGCCGGCGGCGCGCGGCGGCGGGGACAAGATCGCCTATCACGATCCTTGCTATCTCGGCCGCTACAACGGCGAGGTGGAGGCCCCGCGCCGGCTCCTCGACGCGCTCGGCCTGGACCGCGTCGAGATGGAGCGCTCGCGCCTCAAATCGATGTGCTGCGGCGGCGGTGGTGGCGCGCCGATCACCGACATTCCCGGCGAGAAGCGCATCGCCGACATCCGCATGGATCAGGTGCGGGCGACCGGCGCCACGGTCGTCGCCGTCGCCTGTCCGCAATGCACTGCGATGCTGGAAGGCGTCACCGGCCCGCGGCCGGAGGTGAAGGACGTGGCCGAGCTCCTGCTCGAGGCGGTGGAGGCGGCACGATGA
- the betA gene encoding choline dehydrogenase — protein sequence MSATSSPAAEAFDYVIVGSGSAGSVLASRLTEDGKNSVLVIEFGGGDGSIFIQMPSALSIPMNMDRYNWHYETEPEPGLGGRRMHCPRGKVLGGSSSINGMVYIRGNPLDFDGWEEKGARGWAYRDVLPYFRRAESRAEGGNAYRGGDGPLHTSYGPMKNPLYSVFVEAARQAGYPVTEDVNGYQQEGFGRMDMTVHQGRRWSAANAYLKPAMERPNLKVVTHALATKIAFEGKRATGIHYRRGGVDHLATARRAVILSGGPINSPQLLKLSGVGPAEEIKAFGLDVVHHLPGVGENLQDHLEFYFQVACTQPITLYSSLNPLAKALIGARWMLFKDGLGATNHFESCGFIRSRAGVRYPDIQYHFLPVAVTYDGQGMASEHGFQAHVGPMRTKSRGWVRLASTDPTVKPKVFFNYLDHPDDLVEMRACVRLTREIFAQQAFDPYRGREIQPGADVTSDEAIDAFARAKVESAYHPSCSCKMGSPSDPMAVVDPTTKVIGLEGLHVVDSSIMPAITTGNLNAPTIMIGEKASDLILGRSPLPASNAPYYDAPNWQTAQR from the coding sequence ATGTCCGCGACCTCTTCCCCCGCCGCCGAGGCGTTCGATTATGTGATCGTGGGCTCTGGCTCGGCCGGCTCGGTGCTCGCGAGCCGGCTCACGGAAGACGGCAAGAACAGCGTCCTCGTCATCGAGTTCGGCGGCGGCGACGGCTCGATCTTCATCCAGATGCCGAGTGCCCTGTCGATCCCGATGAACATGGATCGCTACAACTGGCACTATGAGACCGAGCCGGAGCCGGGCCTCGGCGGCCGGCGCATGCATTGCCCCCGCGGCAAGGTGCTTGGCGGCTCGTCCTCGATCAACGGCATGGTCTATATCCGCGGCAACCCGCTCGATTTCGACGGGTGGGAGGAGAAAGGCGCGCGCGGCTGGGCCTATCGCGACGTGCTCCCCTATTTCCGCCGCGCCGAGAGCCGCGCGGAGGGCGGCAACGCATATCGCGGCGGCGACGGGCCGCTGCACACCAGCTATGGCCCGATGAAGAACCCGCTCTACAGCGTGTTCGTCGAAGCGGCGCGGCAGGCCGGCTATCCCGTCACCGAGGACGTCAACGGCTACCAGCAGGAAGGCTTCGGCCGGATGGACATGACGGTCCATCAGGGCCGCCGCTGGAGCGCCGCCAACGCCTATCTGAAACCCGCCATGGAGCGGCCGAACCTCAAGGTCGTGACCCATGCGCTGGCGACGAAGATCGCCTTCGAGGGCAAGCGCGCGACCGGCATCCATTATCGCCGCGGCGGCGTCGATCACCTCGCCACCGCCCGGCGCGCGGTGATCCTCTCCGGCGGGCCGATCAACTCGCCGCAGCTTCTGAAGCTCTCGGGCGTCGGTCCGGCCGAGGAGATCAAGGCGTTCGGCCTCGACGTGGTGCATCATCTGCCCGGCGTCGGCGAGAATCTCCAGGATCACCTGGAATTCTATTTCCAGGTCGCCTGTACCCAGCCGATCACGCTCTATTCCTCGCTCAATCCGCTGGCGAAGGCGTTGATCGGCGCACGCTGGATGCTGTTCAAGGACGGGCTCGGCGCCACCAACCATTTCGAGAGCTGCGGCTTCATCCGCTCCCGCGCCGGGGTGCGCTATCCAGACATCCAATATCATTTCCTGCCCGTCGCCGTGACCTATGACGGCCAGGGCATGGCGAGCGAGCACGGCTTCCAGGCCCATGTCGGCCCGATGCGGACCAAGAGCCGCGGCTGGGTCCGCCTCGCCTCGACCGATCCGACCGTGAAGCCGAAGGTGTTCTTCAATTATCTCGACCACCCGGACGACCTGGTCGAGATGCGCGCCTGCGTGCGCCTCACCCGCGAGATCTTCGCCCAGCAGGCCTTCGATCCCTATCGCGGCCGCGAGATCCAGCCCGGTGCCGACGTGACGAGCGACGAGGCGATCGACGCCTTCGCGCGCGCCAAGGTGGAGAGCGCCTATCACCCCTCCTGTTCGTGCAAGATGGGCAGCCCGAGCGATCCGATGGCGGTGGTCGATCCGACGACCAAGGTGATCGGCCTCGAGGGCCTCCACGTGGTCGATTCCTCGATCATGCCGGCGATCACGACGGGCAACCTCAACGCCCCGACGATCATGATCGGCGAGAAGGCGTCGGACCTGATCCTCGGCCGCAGCCCCCTCCCCGCCTCCAACGCCCCCTATTACGACGCGCCGAACTGGCAGACCGCGCAGCGATAA
- a CDS encoding ribbon-helix-helix domain-containing protein, which translates to MSHTTTMTVRLSGVLADFVEANVGEDGSYADANEYIRDLIRRDKERAENDAFERLKAELQHAFAAPDSSFIPLTADDIIARNRR; encoded by the coding sequence ATGTCTCACACGACAACGATGACGGTCCGCTTGAGCGGTGTTCTTGCCGATTTCGTCGAAGCCAATGTCGGCGAAGATGGATCTTATGCGGACGCCAACGAATATATTCGCGACCTGATCCGCCGCGACAAAGAGCGTGCCGAGAATGACGCTTTCGAGCGCTTGAAGGCGGAGCTACAGCACGCTTTCGCCGCGCCTGATTCTTCCTTCATCCCATTGACGGCAGACGACATCATCGCGCGCAATCGCCGATAA
- a CDS encoding electron transfer flavoprotein subunit beta: MRAIVLVSAGRHPVSGRPAPVRGEAQAVRLATEIGAAVEGLHAGAADAAVGDLLGQGLSRIELLEIPAEADPVAALGARLGSAPPDLILAGRQGQGGEDSGLLPYAIAHRLGVEIVADAVALARDPARPDVLVVEQALPRGERRRVTVRLPVVVTIHPSAPPPLPFAFGAARRGHLDVVRGATSPLADRTIEERPYRKRPKLMAGAATAGSAADRLKAATEAASGAGRVLKNPPPEEAAREIVAYLKSLGVLKAR, from the coding sequence TTGCGGGCCATCGTGCTCGTCTCGGCCGGGCGCCATCCGGTCTCGGGCCGCCCTGCGCCGGTGCGCGGCGAGGCCCAGGCGGTGCGGCTCGCGACGGAGATCGGCGCGGCCGTCGAAGGTCTCCACGCCGGCGCAGCCGACGCGGCCGTGGGCGACCTGCTCGGCCAGGGGCTGTCGCGCATCGAGCTGTTGGAGATCCCGGCCGAGGCCGATCCCGTCGCCGCGCTCGGGGCCCGGCTCGGTTCGGCGCCGCCGGATCTGATCCTCGCCGGCCGCCAGGGGCAGGGCGGGGAGGACAGCGGGCTGTTGCCCTACGCGATCGCCCATCGTCTCGGGGTAGAGATCGTCGCGGATGCCGTGGCACTCGCCCGAGACCCCGCGCGCCCGGACGTTCTCGTCGTCGAACAGGCGCTGCCGCGGGGCGAGCGCCGCCGCGTGACGGTGCGGTTGCCAGTCGTGGTGACGATCCATCCGTCGGCGCCGCCGCCCTTGCCGTTCGCGTTCGGCGCGGCCCGCCGTGGCCATCTCGACGTGGTGCGCGGCGCCACGTCGCCGCTCGCCGACCGGACGATCGAGGAGCGCCCCTATCGCAAGCGCCCGAAGCTGATGGCGGGTGCCGCCACCGCCGGCTCCGCTGCCGATCGCCTCAAGGCCGCGACCGAAGCCGCGTCCGGCGCCGGCCGCGTGCTCAAGAACCCGCCCCCCGAAGAGGCCGCCCGCGAGATCGTCGCCTATCTGAAGTCGCTCGGCGTTCTGAAGGCGCGGTGA
- a CDS encoding electron transfer flavoprotein subunit alpha/FixB family protein, giving the protein MTRSRRDPRTERLSREVAGGSRRRFVLEAAATTEAGGRPRRDPRAERAAALVRLDPRPRLDRSRAGAPASSLQAPATPSAAPAAPAIRIVADPAFLVLVLPDAPGGRLAPHDRQLLGAARLIADAAGGAVVLADASVTEEAGGAGADRRVSLPAVEGYDPRGRAEAVVALVAALAPRHVLFPETADGGDLARRVAAALGEPLFAAAETVSARALTRRAGGGRVEQRAAPGRLVSITADAVAPHFGAPHEARLIEVDLAAPRRGAILAAERIPADPARVPLSEADFVLSAGNGVTDFTVFADLAQALGATPGASRVVCDAGLMPRDRQVGASGTVLEATCYIAMGIAGAPQHLQGIAKVEHVVAVNTDIHAAMIERADLSVVADAQAVMPALLAALRGEMSAEEAP; this is encoded by the coding sequence ATGACCCGGTCCCGCCGCGATCCCCGCACCGAGCGCCTGAGCCGCGAGGTGGCGGGCGGAAGCCGCCGCCGCTTCGTCCTCGAGGCCGCAGCCACGACCGAGGCGGGTGGCAGGCCGCGCCGCGACCCGCGGGCCGAGCGCGCCGCCGCTTTGGTCCGCCTCGATCCCCGTCCGCGCCTCGACCGGTCCCGCGCTGGCGCGCCGGCCAGCTCCCTTCAGGCCCCAGCGACACCGAGCGCGGCGCCGGCCGCGCCGGCGATCCGCATCGTGGCCGATCCGGCCTTCCTCGTTCTCGTGCTGCCCGACGCACCCGGTGGGCGTCTCGCGCCGCACGATCGCCAACTCCTCGGCGCCGCGCGCCTGATAGCCGATGCCGCGGGTGGGGCGGTGGTGCTCGCAGATGCGTCGGTGACCGAGGAGGCCGGAGGGGCGGGCGCGGATCGCCGCGTGTCCCTTCCGGCCGTCGAAGGCTACGACCCGCGGGGACGCGCCGAGGCCGTCGTCGCGCTCGTCGCGGCGCTCGCCCCCCGTCACGTGCTGTTTCCGGAAACGGCGGACGGCGGCGATCTCGCCCGTCGTGTCGCCGCCGCCCTCGGCGAGCCGCTGTTCGCCGCCGCCGAGACCGTCAGCGCCCGCGCCCTGACGCGCCGGGCCGGCGGCGGTCGGGTCGAGCAGCGTGCTGCGCCCGGCCGCCTCGTCTCGATCACGGCGGATGCCGTTGCGCCCCATTTCGGCGCGCCCCACGAAGCGCGGCTGATCGAGGTCGACCTCGCGGCGCCCCGACGCGGCGCCATCCTCGCTGCGGAGCGTATTCCGGCCGACCCGGCGCGGGTGCCGCTGTCGGAGGCCGATTTCGTGCTCTCCGCGGGCAACGGCGTCACGGATTTCACCGTGTTTGCCGACCTCGCCCAGGCGCTCGGCGCGACACCCGGCGCGAGCCGCGTCGTCTGCGATGCCGGGCTGATGCCGCGCGACCGTCAGGTCGGCGCCTCGGGCACGGTGCTGGAGGCGACCTGCTACATCGCCATGGGCATCGCCGGCGCGCCGCAGCATCTCCAGGGCATCGCCAAGGTCGAGCACGTCGTCGCCGTCAACACCGATATCCATGCCGCGATGATCGAACGGGCTGATCTCTCCGTCGTCGCCGACGCGCAGGCCGTGATGCCGGCGCTGCTTGCGGCCTTGAGAGGCGAGATGTCCGCGGAGGAAGCACCATGA